One genomic segment of Candidatus Fukatsuia endosymbiont of Tuberolachnus salignus includes these proteins:
- the manA gene encoding mannose-6-phosphate isomerase, producing MQKMINSVQNYSWGSTDALTHLYGIANPQKKPMAELWMGAHAKNSSYVIGANGQPCSLLELIAKDVQGCLGNAADYGELPFLFKVLCAAQPLSIQVHPSKRAAEIGFAKENAADIPLDAPNRNYKDANHKPELVYALTPFHAMNGFRTMEDMNTLLQPVSTAHPDVAVFLQNQNTANLAKLFASLLDMTGQTKNRALTVLKSALNHQQGEPWDTVRNIAQFYPEDSGLFSPLLLNVVMLQPGEAMFLSAQTPHAYLNGVALEVMANSDNVLRAGLTEKFIDIPELMANLKFIAKPVKDLLTTPLHQENELIFPIPVRDFSFSIHDLSVTSQVITQKSAAIIFCIEGEAILEKLSTREKSAQKLHLQPGESCFIVADESPINVYGYGRIARVFNRS from the coding sequence ATGCAAAAAATGATCAACAGTGTGCAAAATTATTCCTGGGGCAGTACTGATGCTTTAACTCACTTGTATGGTATTGCCAATCCACAGAAAAAGCCCATGGCGGAACTGTGGATGGGTGCACATGCAAAGAATAGCTCTTACGTCATCGGTGCTAATGGGCAACCTTGTTCATTGCTCGAGCTAATCGCAAAGGATGTACAAGGCTGTCTGGGTAATGCCGCTGATTACGGTGAATTGCCTTTTTTGTTTAAGGTATTGTGTGCTGCACAACCATTATCGATTCAAGTTCATCCTAGTAAAAGAGCCGCTGAAATCGGGTTCGCTAAGGAAAATGCCGCAGATATTCCGCTCGATGCGCCAAATCGCAATTACAAGGATGCTAATCATAAACCCGAACTGGTCTATGCACTAACACCCTTTCATGCGATGAATGGCTTTCGTACTATGGAAGATATGAACACCCTACTGCAACCGGTGTCGACAGCTCACCCTGATGTTGCTGTATTTTTGCAGAATCAAAACACAGCGAATCTAGCCAAATTATTCGCCAGTTTACTCGATATGACAGGTCAGACAAAAAACCGAGCATTGACGGTGTTAAAATCAGCGTTAAATCATCAACAAGGTGAACCTTGGGACACAGTTCGCAATATTGCTCAATTCTATCCAGAAGACAGCGGTTTATTCTCGCCATTACTACTCAACGTCGTTATGCTACAGCCTGGTGAAGCGATGTTTTTATCTGCTCAAACACCACACGCATACCTCAATGGAGTAGCATTAGAGGTAATGGCTAATTCAGATAACGTATTACGCGCCGGTCTAACCGAAAAATTTATCGATATCCCTGAGTTAATGGCAAACCTGAAATTTATTGCCAAGCCGGTCAAAGATTTGCTAACAACACCATTACACCAGGAAAATGAGTTAATCTTTCCTATCCCTGTGCGAGATTTTTCGTTTTCTATTCATGATCTCAGCGTTACGTCGCAGGTAATAACACAAAAAAGCGCCGCCATTATATTTTGTATCGAGGGCGAGGCCATTCTCGAAAAATTAAGCACACGAGAAAAATCTGCTCAAAAACTACATTTACAACCAGGTGAGTCTTGCTTTATCGTCGCTGATGAGTCTCCCATCAATGTCTACGGCTACGGACGGATTGCCAGAGTTTTTAATCGCTCATAA
- a CDS encoding DNA-binding protein translates to MLTGYLYRGTLLGVNAQPSSFMDKEGKKQDKIKYILGLQSEVMNDFGGTDTRTDKFIVPPALVLTGLHNQLKSLKSKQVEIKFRINKWDFNGRSGETQEVLSVQEVAKG, encoded by the coding sequence ATGCTTACCGGTTATCTTTATCGTGGTACCTTGCTAGGTGTTAATGCACAACCTTCATCATTTATGGATAAGGAAGGGAAAAAACAGGACAAAATAAAATATATTTTAGGGCTGCAATCTGAAGTGATGAATGATTTTGGCGGAACGGATACCCGTACGGACAAATTTATTGTTCCTCCTGCTCTCGTTTTAACCGGTCTTCATAATCAATTAAAGTCGCTGAAATCAAAACAGGTTGAAATTAAATTCCGGATTAATAAATGGGATTTCAACGGACGCTCGGGTGAAACACAGGAAGTGCTTTCTGTGCAAGAAGTTGCTAAAGGGTAA
- a CDS encoding DUF4160 domain-containing protein has protein sequence MPVILRFKGYTFFFYSNEGNPRESLHIHVRNAGNEAKFWLMPMVQLARNDGFNARELKELNDVIEQHKKLFEETWNEYFS, from the coding sequence ATGCCAGTCATCTTGCGATTTAAGGGCTATACGTTTTTTTTCTATTCGAATGAAGGCAACCCACGGGAATCCCTCCATATTCACGTTAGAAATGCGGGAAATGAAGCCAAATTCTGGTTGATGCCAATGGTACAACTCGCCCGTAACGACGGCTTTAACGCTCGCGAGCTTAAAGAACTCAACGATGTGATAGAACAACATAAAAAATTATTTGAGGAGACTTGGAATGAATATTTCAGCTAA
- the fumC gene encoding class II fumarate hydratase translates to MTATRIEKDSMGPIEVANDRLWGAQTERSLKHFDISQEKMPEALIYALAVTKRAAAEVNMNLKLLDEKKAQAIIKAADEVLEGKHPDEFPLSVWQTGSGTQTNMNMNEVLGNRASEILKGQRGQGSPVHPNDDVNKSQSSNDVFPTAMHIAAVMGMHKDLLPALEKLHQTLVDKELSFKDIVKIGRTHLQDATPLTLGQEISGWAAMLAHSKTHIEATIPHLCELALGGTAVGTGLNTHPDYAGQVAQEIAKYTKQPFVTAPNKFEALATCDALVHGHGALKGLAASLMKIANDVRWLSSGPRCGIGEISIPENEPGSSIMPGKVNPTQCEAMTMLCAQVMGNDVAISIGGASGNFELNVFRPMIIHNYLQSIRLLADGIRGFDQFCAIGIKPNKKRITQLLNDSLMLVTALNPHIGYDKAAKIAKNAHETGTTLKASALTLGLTEEEFDQWVRPADMVGSAVNKNNNE, encoded by the coding sequence ATGACCGCTACTCGCATAGAAAAAGACTCAATGGGACCCATTGAAGTAGCTAATGACCGTTTATGGGGAGCGCAAACTGAGCGTTCACTAAAGCATTTTGATATTTCGCAGGAAAAAATGCCTGAGGCACTGATTTATGCGTTAGCTGTGACCAAGCGTGCTGCAGCGGAAGTTAATATGAATTTAAAACTTTTGGACGAAAAAAAAGCGCAGGCCATTATTAAGGCTGCTGACGAGGTACTTGAGGGTAAGCATCCAGACGAATTCCCACTTTCTGTCTGGCAAACGGGATCCGGCACACAAACCAATATGAATATGAATGAAGTGTTGGGGAATCGTGCGAGCGAAATTTTGAAGGGTCAACGTGGTCAAGGTAGTCCAGTTCATCCGAACGATGATGTGAACAAAAGTCAAAGTTCTAACGACGTATTCCCTACGGCGATGCATATTGCAGCGGTGATGGGCATGCATAAAGATTTATTGCCAGCGTTGGAAAAATTACACCAGACACTGGTAGACAAAGAGCTCTCTTTCAAAGACATTGTTAAAATTGGGCGCACTCATCTACAGGATGCGACACCACTGACATTGGGGCAAGAGATATCTGGTTGGGCGGCAATGTTAGCACACAGCAAAACACACATTGAAGCGACAATCCCACATTTGTGCGAGCTGGCTTTGGGAGGCACTGCAGTTGGTACTGGATTAAATACACATCCTGACTATGCAGGACAGGTTGCACAAGAAATTGCAAAGTACACGAAACAACCTTTTGTTACTGCTCCTAATAAATTTGAAGCATTAGCAACTTGTGATGCGTTGGTTCATGGTCATGGTGCGTTAAAAGGTTTGGCTGCCTCATTAATGAAAATAGCCAATGATGTCCGTTGGTTATCATCGGGTCCACGCTGCGGTATTGGTGAAATATCCATTCCGGAAAATGAACCAGGTAGCTCCATCATGCCAGGCAAAGTTAATCCGACACAATGTGAAGCAATGACAATGCTTTGTGCTCAAGTGATGGGTAACGACGTCGCGATCAGCATCGGTGGTGCCTCCGGAAATTTTGAATTAAATGTGTTCCGTCCGATGATCATTCATAACTATTTACAATCTATCCGGTTATTAGCTGATGGTATTCGTGGTTTTGACCAGTTTTGTGCAATAGGTATTAAACCCAATAAAAAACGTATTACTCAACTACTTAATGACTCTTTGATGCTGGTAACGGCGCTGAACCCACACATTGGTTATGACAAAGCGGCCAAAATTGCCAAAAATGCGCATGAAACAGGAACGACGTTGAAGGCTTCTGCTCTGACGTTAGGATTAACTGAGGAAGAATTTGATCAATGGGTACGACCAGCAGATATGGTAGGCAGCGCAGTCAATAAAAACAATAACGAATAG
- a CDS encoding DUF2442 domain-containing protein has product MNISAKKVRFDEFNLWVELNDARILGVPLAWFPKLLHASEAERNQFELSARGIHWDSLDEDISIEGLLNGRRDVTHRPHHAA; this is encoded by the coding sequence ATGAATATTTCAGCTAAGAAAGTACGATTTGATGAATTTAATCTGTGGGTTGAGTTGAATGATGCCCGTATATTAGGCGTGCCTTTAGCCTGGTTTCCCAAGTTATTACATGCCAGCGAAGCAGAACGCAATCAGTTTGAATTGAGTGCCAGAGGCATACACTGGGATAGCCTGGATGAAGATATTTCCATTGAAGGGCTACTAAATGGAAGAAGAGATGTGACTCATCGCCCTCACCATGCTGCCTGA
- a CDS encoding major capsid protein, which yields MLVLFTLCLFSSLALADAADLTTLTNAVDFSKVLTGIMAVAATLITLYAGFAGVKWILRMVRSA from the coding sequence ATGCTCGTTTTGTTCACTCTGTGCCTGTTCAGTTCGCTGGCACTGGCTGATGCGGCGGATTTAACCACACTCACTAATGCGGTCGATTTTTCCAAAGTATTGACCGGTATTATGGCGGTAGCTGCCACTTTGATCACCCTATATGCCGGTTTTGCGGGGGTGAAGTGGATATTGCGCATGGTACGCAGTGCCTAA
- a CDS encoding helix-turn-helix transcriptional regulator, translating into MRHIGDNIKRIREAMKISQQELAERSEVSKAQISRLETGSQNNPQIQTLVAISTALGITLEETVFGEESASNAYLSEALTSLPKQDQMAIKKLIKMWVLTSQAEKMSCE; encoded by the coding sequence ATGAGACATATAGGCGACAATATAAAGCGCATAAGAGAGGCAATGAAAATCAGTCAACAAGAACTTGCTGAAAGAAGTGAAGTATCTAAGGCACAAATTTCAAGATTAGAAACTGGTTCGCAAAATAATCCACAAATACAAACACTTGTGGCAATTTCAACGGCTCTTGGGATTACTTTAGAAGAAACGGTCTTCGGTGAAGAATCTGCAAGCAATGCTTACCTGTCAGAAGCCCTGACATCTCTGCCAAAACAGGACCAAATGGCGATTAAGAAGCTGATAAAAATGTGGGTATTAACGTCACAAGCAGAGAAAATGTCATGCGAGTGA
- a CDS encoding phage/plasmid replication protein, II/X family: MIDLIKFSIPFKEEHLIITKSADEQGGIYIDLEAVAKKSGLILSARSVEFDIDGDLTVKGLNHPFDSLPTHYSGLAMKIYCGTCNRHPCVEIKASPAKLLQGHNVFGSTDLALCGMELLVNLAVSASKLYEMLNISATVIDRIDVTYSARIPTEKQAEQVISALRNVSNGQTKCTRAQEWETTCMWNEGSRHRILIAYLKHPELMRQCQLIKSAIARNPRNLSLRNQLQVMEDPKLQKFSKGLVRFEGRLKQRFINNFGMPLNFFQAVNYQLSYESDEKSLIADLWHASFKDVLSALEGKNMNIYSDDNIYEILKNRYFRITPKGNVTYAKAQRLFGFYRRLVNEGYDGVLQNMDRATFWRHVSDLLAVGFSKAQLQNLTADKNNIVPLMQIIQVDFSNQRPDWYVEPVSLFEKQMNTIKVA, from the coding sequence ATGATTGATTTAATCAAATTTTCTATCCCATTTAAAGAAGAGCATCTGATCATAACTAAATCTGCCGATGAACAAGGAGGGATCTATATTGATCTTGAAGCAGTGGCTAAAAAATCAGGCTTAATACTTTCTGCCCGTTCCGTAGAATTCGATATTGATGGCGATTTGACCGTGAAAGGGTTAAATCATCCGTTTGATTCTTTACCGACTCATTACAGCGGCCTGGCGATGAAAATTTATTGCGGTACCTGCAATCGTCATCCTTGTGTGGAAATAAAAGCCTCTCCTGCCAAACTGTTGCAAGGTCATAATGTGTTTGGCAGTACTGATTTAGCATTATGTGGTATGGAATTGTTGGTTAATCTTGCGGTTTCCGCATCAAAGCTGTATGAAATGCTGAACATTAGCGCGACCGTGATTGATCGCATTGATGTTACTTATTCTGCACGTATTCCCACAGAAAAACAGGCGGAACAAGTGATCTCTGCCTTGCGTAATGTTAGCAATGGACAAACTAAATGCACCCGTGCTCAAGAGTGGGAGACAACCTGCATGTGGAATGAAGGCAGCCGCCACCGCATACTCATTGCTTATTTAAAACATCCTGAGCTGATGCGTCAGTGCCAATTGATAAAAAGCGCGATAGCACGAAATCCACGTAACCTTTCATTACGTAATCAATTACAGGTGATGGAAGATCCAAAATTACAGAAATTTAGCAAAGGACTTGTCCGTTTTGAAGGCCGGTTAAAACAGCGTTTTATCAATAATTTTGGGATGCCTCTTAATTTTTTTCAGGCGGTAAATTACCAACTGAGTTATGAATCTGATGAAAAGTCATTAATAGCCGATTTATGGCATGCGTCGTTTAAAGACGTGCTTTCTGCTCTTGAAGGTAAGAATATGAATATTTATTCCGATGATAACATTTATGAAATATTGAAAAATCGTTATTTTAGAATCACGCCAAAAGGCAATGTGACTTACGCCAAAGCCCAACGGTTATTTGGTTTCTACCGCCGATTAGTCAATGAAGGGTATGACGGCGTCTTACAAAATATGGATAGAGCCACTTTTTGGCGGCATGTCAGTGATTTGCTTGCTGTTGGGTTCAGTAAAGCACAATTACAAAATCTAACCGCGGATAAAAATAATATTGTTCCGTTAATGCAAATTATTCAGGTCGATTTTTCCAATCAGCGCCCAGACTGGTATGTCGAGCCCGTCAGCTTATTTGAAAAACAGATGAATACCATAAAAGTCGCTTAA
- a CDS encoding YdgA family protein: MMKKSLVAIGIMAIVGSAWTAASWYTGKLIEQHIEQVVAESNLLLKKNIPEAGIKLSYQDYQRGLFSSKFRYVFQLDTNSSNANNADEKWLGKDDKIIFIETIDHGPFPLAQLKQFNFIPSMALVHSELENSPVIKELFEITKGQSPLNAVSRFSYRGDISSTLNIIPIESQQNTATLRFSGATINADVSQDLRNLVLNAKSDSLVFTSKDQHNQLEQYSLQGLALKITHHPGKFDIGMGDQQFTIKQIAFDTDGKNITTLDGFSLNTSLGESDKNLNGKLSYSLDALKIKGHDFGSGQLVLSLDRLDGEATKKFVEAYNQEALQALQQGEDFEAQQLSEILFAQLPTLLKGNPILNISPLSWKNSKGESTLNINVELMDTDLATANTPSSTAFLAHSIKKVDATLTIPLAMATDLTMQTALLEGYSPEESQKLAEQQVQGLAAMGKMFKLTTNTDDAISSRFHYADNKIDLNDRKLSLQEFMALFGLSSEPEENEEAVDYPPEPTESTPATPQTP; this comes from the coding sequence ATGATGAAAAAATCGCTAGTAGCTATTGGTATTATGGCCATAGTTGGCTCTGCATGGACAGCTGCTTCCTGGTATACCGGTAAATTAATCGAGCAACATATAGAACAAGTAGTGGCTGAATCAAACTTGTTGTTAAAAAAAAATATACCGGAAGCCGGTATTAAATTATCTTATCAGGATTATCAACGCGGTCTATTTAGCAGCAAGTTTCGCTATGTTTTTCAACTAGATACAAATTCTTCCAATGCGAACAACGCCGATGAAAAATGGTTAGGAAAAGATGACAAAATTATTTTTATCGAAACGATAGATCATGGCCCTTTCCCATTGGCTCAGTTAAAACAGTTTAATTTTATCCCGAGTATGGCGCTGGTTCACTCCGAATTAGAAAATAGCCCCGTAATAAAAGAATTATTCGAGATAACTAAAGGTCAGTCCCCCTTAAATGCCGTTTCGCGTTTTTCTTATCGAGGGGATATTTCATCAACGCTCAACATCATACCTATCGAATCACAACAAAACACCGCTACTCTGCGCTTCTCCGGAGCGACTATCAATGCTGATGTTTCTCAAGATTTACGCAATCTGGTGCTAAACGCTAAGAGTGACAGTTTGGTTTTCACCAGTAAAGATCAGCATAACCAATTGGAACAATATAGCCTGCAAGGATTAGCGTTGAAAATTACCCATCATCCTGGCAAATTTGATATTGGCATGGGCGATCAACAATTCACCATTAAACAGATAGCATTCGATACTGACGGCAAGAATATCACTACCCTGGACGGTTTTTCCCTTAATACATCCCTCGGTGAATCAGATAAAAATCTCAATGGTAAACTTAGCTATTCGTTGGATGCGTTAAAAATCAAAGGACATGATTTTGGCTCCGGTCAATTGGTGCTTAGCTTAGATCGTTTAGACGGTGAAGCAACGAAGAAATTTGTCGAGGCCTACAATCAAGAAGCATTACAGGCGTTACAACAAGGTGAAGATTTTGAAGCACAGCAGCTATCCGAAATACTTTTTGCTCAGTTACCTACACTCTTAAAAGGCAACCCCATTTTAAATATTTCGCCTTTGAGTTGGAAGAACAGTAAAGGTGAAAGTACATTAAATATCAATGTAGAATTAATGGATACTGATCTCGCTACAGCAAATACGCCGTCTTCGACAGCGTTTTTAGCACACAGTATAAAAAAGGTAGATGCTACATTAACCATCCCGCTGGCGATGGCAACTGATTTGACCATGCAAACCGCCTTATTGGAAGGCTATAGCCCGGAAGAATCACAAAAACTCGCCGAACAGCAAGTGCAAGGTTTGGCTGCTATGGGAAAAATGTTTAAATTAACCACAAATACCGATGATGCTATCAGTAGTCGCTTTCACTATGCTGATAATAAAATCGATCTAAACGATAGAAAATTATCCCTACAAGAGTTTATGGCGTTATTTGGCTTATCCAGCGAACCAGAAGAAAATGAAGAAGCAGTCGATTATCCTCCTGAGCCAACAGAATCGACTCCAGCAACACCTCAAACACCATAA
- a CDS encoding agmatine deiminase family protein, which produces MNKERWFMPSEEQPHQRTWMAFSVNNAWGGQYLAEIQENIATIALAIARYETVTMLVDPKDHAIAQRLVAEGDVELLICPLDDIWIRDSGPVFVINQQGDKVAAIDFNFNGWGNKQQHALDAKVAQFIVEKAGVKPIKTRLVLEGGGIEVDGDGTAIITESCVINSNRNAAISKEQCEQELKQLLGLEKIIWLPGIKNKDITDGHTDGYVRFVRPGAVVAGYEPNTQSYDHLVTQRHLDILRHSTDAKGRQLDVVVLEAPATLRDKYASNQFFASYINYYVCNKAVIVPAFGDVNADNAAVDKLKRLYPQREIVAINIDAVASGGGGVHCVTQQEPKTK; this is translated from the coding sequence ATGAATAAAGAGCGCTGGTTTATGCCGAGTGAGGAACAGCCTCACCAACGTACTTGGATGGCTTTTAGTGTCAATAACGCCTGGGGTGGGCAGTATTTAGCTGAAATACAAGAAAATATCGCCACCATTGCGTTAGCTATTGCCAGATATGAAACCGTCACCATGTTAGTCGACCCGAAAGATCATGCTATTGCGCAACGATTAGTCGCTGAGGGTGATGTTGAGCTGCTTATTTGTCCTTTAGATGATATATGGATACGCGATAGCGGCCCGGTATTTGTCATTAACCAACAGGGTGATAAGGTGGCGGCTATCGACTTTAACTTCAATGGATGGGGTAATAAGCAACAACATGCTCTTGATGCTAAAGTGGCTCAATTTATCGTTGAAAAAGCAGGTGTTAAACCGATTAAGACGAGGTTAGTGCTAGAAGGTGGAGGGATTGAAGTCGACGGCGATGGAACCGCAATAATCACCGAAAGCTGTGTGATTAATAGCAACCGTAATGCTGCTATCAGTAAAGAACAATGCGAGCAAGAACTTAAACAGTTACTGGGTCTGGAAAAAATAATCTGGCTGCCGGGGATAAAAAATAAAGACATTACTGATGGTCATACTGATGGTTACGTCAGATTTGTCAGACCTGGTGCTGTAGTTGCAGGTTATGAGCCGAATACGCAATCTTACGATCATTTGGTAACTCAGCGTCATCTTGATATTCTGCGTCACTCAACAGATGCCAAAGGGCGTCAGCTAGATGTAGTGGTTCTCGAGGCACCGGCAACCTTACGCGATAAATATGCCAGTAATCAATTTTTCGCCAGTTATATCAATTATTATGTTTGCAATAAAGCGGTGATTGTCCCCGCATTCGGTGATGTTAACGCCGATAATGCCGCCGTAGATAAGTTAAAACGACTGTATCCTCAACGTGAGATTGTTGCGATAAATATTGATGCTGTTGCCAGTGGTGGCGGTGGGGTCCATTGTGTAACACAACAGGAGCCGAAGACTAAATAA
- a CDS encoding DUF2523 domain-containing protein: protein MFGLVTSALNALLGFIFRTLVIKFIVFFALFFVVQELVKEMAQWLPQSTELPSLFTALPDSAWYFLNLFLVPQGMGMVLSAMLTRFIIRRIPVIG from the coding sequence ATGTTTGGTTTAGTCACGTCAGCATTGAATGCGCTATTAGGGTTTATTTTTCGTACCCTGGTCATTAAATTTATCGTCTTTTTTGCCCTGTTTTTTGTGGTACAGGAACTGGTAAAGGAAATGGCGCAGTGGTTGCCGCAATCGACCGAGTTGCCGTCGTTGTTTACTGCACTTCCGGATAGCGCCTGGTATTTTCTTAATTTATTTCTGGTGCCGCAAGGAATGGGTATGGTGCTGTCTGCCATGTTGACGCGTTTTATTATTCGCCGTATTCCGGTGATTGGCTAA
- the tus gene encoding DNA replication terminus site-binding protein, which yields MDKYALIDKMDTLFAELEFALDNIQQQLAKLTLLSARIFILPDIEKGTEHDPIEQISVTPIEGQEACYLGLQHFRRLFIHHNNQNISSKAAVRLPGVMCFSVNNNEYLSCLTQISKINTLKSELEHIITVESGLPSEQRFEFVHTHLRGLITLNTYRTLIPLINPSSVRFGWANKHVIKNITRKDLLTRLEKSLNAGRAIPPFTREQRVAWISKEIDEVQQLPEKARLLIKRPVKVQPISRVWYQEQQKQVQHPCSMPLIALCENRHGVNLPKMGELKNYDVTQVKHKYKPNARPLRLLLPRLHLYTYD from the coding sequence ATGGATAAATATGCTTTGATTGATAAAATGGATACTCTGTTTGCTGAACTTGAATTTGCGCTGGATAATATTCAACAACAATTGGCAAAGCTAACTCTTCTTTCCGCTCGTATTTTTATTTTACCTGATATAGAAAAAGGAACCGAACACGATCCCATAGAGCAAATATCTGTGACACCAATAGAAGGCCAAGAGGCTTGTTATCTAGGTTTACAACATTTTCGACGTTTGTTTATTCATCATAATAACCAAAATATTAGTAGTAAAGCAGCCGTTCGCTTACCGGGAGTTATGTGTTTTTCCGTTAATAATAATGAATATCTCTCCTGCCTAACTCAGATTTCTAAGATAAATACCTTAAAATCTGAGTTAGAGCATATTATTACCGTCGAATCTGGTTTGCCAAGTGAGCAACGTTTTGAATTTGTTCATACACATTTACGCGGGTTAATAACACTCAATACATACCGTACACTGATACCTTTGATTAATCCAAGCTCAGTGCGTTTTGGTTGGGCAAATAAACATGTTATAAAAAATATTACCCGTAAAGATTTGCTAACTCGACTTGAGAAAAGTTTGAATGCCGGGCGAGCAATTCCTCCTTTTACCCGTGAGCAACGCGTGGCATGGATTAGTAAAGAAATTGACGAAGTACAACAACTGCCAGAAAAAGCACGGCTTTTGATTAAGCGACCAGTGAAAGTACAACCTATTTCACGCGTATGGTATCAGGAACAACAGAAACAGGTACAACATCCCTGCTCTATGCCATTAATTGCATTATGCGAAAATCGTCATGGCGTTAATTTACCCAAAATGGGGGAACTAAAAAATTATGATGTCACTCAGGTGAAACATAAATATAAACCTAATGCTCGCCCACTGCGTTTGCTTCTCCCTCGATTACATCTCTATACATATGATTAG